The genomic DNA TTATGGTAAATCAGGCAATCATTGACTTTTGGCGATCATGCAATGGTAAGAGAAAGATCACTGAACTAGTCGATATATTTGCACAAAAAACCGGAATGCAAAGATCTCAAGTTGAAAAAGAAGTAATCCAATTAATTGGTCAGCTTCGAGATGGCGGACTCGTTATAATACCGCAGCCAGAAGCACCAAACGTTCAATTCAGAAAATAAAACAGGTTTGTAGACAAAGATCAAAATGTTCTCTTAAAATCACTATATTATTACTAAACATGATATCCAAACACCGTGGTCAAATTCTAAAACTTTCTAGGAATGTGTTTGTACTCTAAAATAGAGTTTGAAAACAGCTAAACTTCTTTTATTTCCAAAATTGTTGCATGAACCGAGTCCATTCGTATCACTGTTCGCTTATCGGCAAAGCCTAATGCGACATACCAATCGCCAGCATCACTGTCATACTGTGTCTCCAAAGTTTTGATTTC from Nitrososphaerota archaeon includes the following:
- a CDS encoding PqqD family protein, translating into MVNQAIIDFWRSCNGKRKITELVDIFAQKTGMQRSQVEKEVIQLIGQLRDGGLVIIPQPEAPNVQFRK